In Photobacterium sp. TLY01, the following proteins share a genomic window:
- the xrtA gene encoding exosortase A, with protein sequence MSDRIEFRLAIPVIGWLWLFWPSLSNMVSVWANSKTYEHCFLVVPICLWLVWRERNAVKSVRPSISWTAAAFLIFSCLLWLLGRAASIGLFEHIAAIVSLQLLLWAVLGTAIIRRFWFPLLYLLFAVPFGESLIPKLQIITADLSVWLLNLSQIPVYREGLYLTIPNGRFYVAEACSGIRFLMSSVALGTLFAYLQFSKVYKRTLFVAFSFIFPILANGIRAYGIVMIGYFSNMEYAAGADHLVYGWLFFSVVILVIFFTASLFSDPQPLFSKRPNQQPVASSRQAWGVVGMISLIFMSAALWAKQLEQDRLQLSDQQNRISQTQAALLTDWGISFPSAEHSQRQSAADGKAEFYTARYNIWQRDGELISSSNQLFNKDIWSVDASQPVTLPSGIDAQSMTVSNAKGSRMRVVYWYCVNAFCSSNPLAIKLVKASYRLAGQQGISDVFAIASTELSDNQIKDIIDVGNNKHKVTLKNSHQR encoded by the coding sequence ATGTCTGACCGGATTGAATTTCGCCTCGCCATTCCCGTCATTGGCTGGTTATGGCTGTTCTGGCCGTCACTGAGCAATATGGTGTCTGTCTGGGCCAATTCGAAAACCTATGAGCATTGCTTCCTGGTGGTGCCCATTTGTCTCTGGCTGGTATGGCGAGAGCGTAATGCCGTCAAATCAGTGCGTCCGTCGATCAGCTGGACGGCAGCCGCATTCCTTATCTTCTCATGCTTGCTGTGGCTGTTGGGCCGGGCAGCAAGTATTGGTTTATTTGAACATATTGCCGCCATCGTCAGCCTGCAGTTATTGCTGTGGGCGGTCTTGGGCACCGCTATCATTCGCCGGTTCTGGTTCCCTTTGCTGTATTTACTCTTTGCTGTCCCCTTTGGTGAAAGCCTGATTCCCAAACTGCAGATCATCACCGCCGATCTTTCCGTCTGGCTGCTCAATCTCAGTCAGATACCTGTCTACCGGGAGGGCTTATATCTGACCATTCCCAATGGCCGGTTTTACGTCGCCGAAGCCTGCTCAGGGATCCGTTTTCTGATGTCCAGCGTGGCATTAGGTACACTCTTTGCCTATCTGCAATTCAGCAAAGTCTACAAGCGCACCCTCTTTGTCGCTTTTTCGTTTATCTTCCCGATCCTTGCCAATGGCATCAGGGCCTATGGCATTGTGATGATCGGTTATTTCAGCAACATGGAATATGCCGCCGGGGCGGATCATCTGGTTTATGGCTGGCTGTTTTTCAGTGTCGTTATACTGGTGATCTTTTTCACCGCCAGTCTGTTTTCAGACCCGCAGCCCCTCTTTAGCAAACGGCCAAACCAGCAGCCTGTGGCATCATCTCGTCAGGCATGGGGCGTCGTTGGCATGATTTCTCTCATTTTTATGTCTGCCGCCTTGTGGGCAAAACAGCTTGAGCAGGACCGGCTCCAGCTGTCAGATCAGCAAAATCGCATCAGCCAGACGCAAGCCGCTCTGCTGACCGACTGGGGTATCTCCTTTCCGTCCGCGGAACACAGCCAGCGCCAGAGCGCCGCTGACGGCAAAGCGGAATTCTATACCGCCCGCTATAACATCTGGCAGCGTGACGGCGAATTAATCAGCAGTAGCAATCAGCTGTTCAATAAAGACATCTGGTCTGTCGATGCCAGCCAGCCGGTAACCTTACCTTCAGGCATTGATGCTCAATCAATGACAGTGTCCAATGCGAAAGGAAGCCGTATGCGGGTGGTCTATTGGTACTGTGTGAACGCGTTTTGCAGCAGTAATCCGCTGGCGATCAAGCTGGTTAAAGCCTCCTATCGCCTGGCCGGCCAGCAAGGTATCTCAGATGTTTTTGCCATCGCGAGCACGGAGCTGAGTGATAACCAGATCAAAGACATCATTGATGTTGGCAACAACAAGCACAAGGTCACCTTAAAAAACAGCCACCAGCGGTGA
- a CDS encoding glycosyltransferase family 4 protein gives MKILYHHRVASKDGQYVHIEAIIGALREQGHEVVVVAPAVSDQAAFGADGGWVSKVRRMLPRFLSEILEFGYSAYDFGKLCITLYREKPDAIYERYNLFLPSGILAKQLFNVPLILEINAPLFDERNAYGGLSLTWLARWSELFTWRNADHTLPVSHVLASYVRGAGVPEPAIRVIPNGIDSRLFHPAVSKEKKPEFADSLVVGFVGFCREWHQLDHVLSLIVDFNRQRNPDDPEVKLLIVGDGPVLDDLKKQARALKAEHQIHITGLIDREHIPEWLSQIDIALQPAVTPWCSPLKLIEYLACGKAIVAPDSKNIQELLRDGENALLFQADHLPDMLEQIKRLLSDEALRQQLSDNAAASIARQQLTWSDNARKIVSIFESLISKS, from the coding sequence ATGAAGATTCTCTATCACCACAGGGTCGCTTCCAAAGATGGTCAGTATGTCCATATCGAGGCCATTATCGGTGCCCTTCGCGAGCAAGGCCACGAAGTGGTTGTGGTGGCACCGGCTGTGTCCGATCAAGCGGCATTTGGCGCGGACGGCGGCTGGGTCAGCAAAGTGCGCCGCATGCTGCCCCGTTTCTTATCTGAGATCCTGGAGTTTGGCTACAGCGCTTATGATTTTGGCAAGCTGTGCATCACTTTATACCGGGAAAAACCGGATGCCATTTACGAGCGCTACAACCTGTTTCTTCCCTCAGGGATCCTGGCGAAACAATTGTTCAATGTGCCACTGATATTAGAAATCAACGCCCCGTTGTTCGATGAGCGCAATGCCTACGGCGGATTGTCACTCACCTGGCTGGCCCGCTGGTCTGAACTGTTCACCTGGCGTAACGCCGATCATACCCTGCCGGTCAGCCATGTCCTGGCCAGTTATGTCCGGGGGGCTGGCGTCCCTGAACCTGCCATCCGTGTGATTCCCAACGGAATCGACAGCCGCTTGTTTCATCCTGCTGTGAGCAAAGAAAAAAAGCCTGAATTCGCAGATAGCCTGGTGGTTGGATTTGTCGGCTTCTGCCGCGAATGGCATCAGTTAGATCACGTTTTATCACTGATTGTTGATTTCAACCGGCAGCGGAACCCTGACGACCCGGAAGTGAAACTCCTCATCGTCGGTGACGGCCCGGTTCTGGATGACCTGAAAAAACAGGCGCGCGCGCTCAAAGCCGAGCACCAGATTCACATCACAGGATTGATTGATCGCGAGCATATCCCAGAATGGTTATCTCAAATCGACATCGCCCTGCAACCGGCGGTCACCCCCTGGTGCTCACCGCTCAAGCTGATCGAATATCTGGCGTGCGGTAAAGCCATCGTCGCGCCAGACAGCAAGAACATTCAAGAGCTGCTGAGAGATGGTGAGAATGCTCTGCTGTTCCAGGCGGATCATCTACCCGATATGCTGGAGCAGATTAAACGTTTGTTGTCCGATGAGGCACTGCGTCAGCAATTAAGTGACAATGCGGCAGCCAGCATTGCCAGACAGCAACTGACCTGGTCGGACAATGCCCGAAAAATCGTCAGTATTTTTGAGTCTTTGATCAGTAAATCCTGA
- a CDS encoding oligosaccharide flippase family protein, protein MADQYSQAIFSGAKWSMMTIWYNRCIGLISTLVLVRLLSPEDYGIAGFTMFFVYFFIALSTVGTKRYVLMEDMTDENKLHSIWSLNLLFRLVSASFLFLSADWVAIYTSEPEMATVIRVVSMIPLILAFHNVGMDLFEKNFNFKMETMMLMVAKTLGSVCTIAVALVIGNYWALIAGVILMAVIEVITSYILCPFRPRWCTQYWKEQWIISKWLYLVSVSGYLRSRVDMLLLGNILNSRNVGFYNMGQEFSWLPFTDFLAPMNHGAFSVFSKLKDQDNLLKERLYSQMALLMFLAMPVSFGVCAIAEDFVYVVLGEKWIGVIPVMQNLSFLMIVMTLYMLIQTVLILKSRMPLLFQCDCLAILLVIGSFYGTGYDDPDSLSFVRLVVGGLFLVCVILIFLLVIRLQTSRVLPAILVPFFISLWMYFCVMAVVSEIESHLWGLLLGIATGVFVYAVSVLGLLPVLIRVIPEYRSIQTKLGKIIRIPMFD, encoded by the coding sequence ATGGCCGATCAGTATTCCCAAGCGATATTTTCTGGGGCCAAGTGGTCGATGATGACGATTTGGTATAACCGGTGTATCGGGCTGATCAGTACTCTGGTTCTGGTGCGTTTACTGTCGCCGGAAGACTATGGGATTGCCGGTTTCACGATGTTTTTTGTGTATTTTTTCATTGCGCTGTCGACTGTGGGCACAAAAAGATATGTGCTGATGGAAGATATGACAGATGAAAATAAACTGCACAGCATTTGGTCTTTGAATTTGTTGTTTCGTCTGGTATCTGCGTCTTTTTTATTTCTGTCGGCAGATTGGGTCGCCATTTATACCAGCGAGCCAGAGATGGCGACTGTGATTCGTGTCGTCAGCATGATTCCCTTGATTCTTGCTTTCCATAATGTGGGCATGGATCTGTTCGAAAAAAACTTCAACTTTAAAATGGAAACCATGATGCTGATGGTGGCGAAAACCCTCGGCAGTGTGTGTACCATAGCCGTTGCATTGGTGATTGGAAATTATTGGGCACTCATTGCGGGTGTAATTCTGATGGCCGTCATTGAAGTGATCACCAGTTATATTCTTTGCCCGTTTCGGCCCCGGTGGTGCACACAGTACTGGAAAGAACAGTGGATCATATCCAAGTGGTTGTATCTCGTCTCTGTGTCCGGGTATCTGCGATCCCGGGTCGATATGTTGCTGCTGGGTAATATTCTGAACAGCCGAAATGTCGGTTTTTATAATATGGGGCAGGAATTTTCCTGGCTCCCGTTTACTGATTTTCTTGCGCCGATGAATCATGGGGCATTTTCCGTGTTTTCTAAACTGAAAGATCAGGACAATTTACTGAAAGAGCGGCTGTACTCACAAATGGCCTTGCTCATGTTTCTTGCCATGCCTGTCTCTTTTGGTGTGTGCGCCATTGCGGAAGACTTTGTCTATGTTGTGCTGGGAGAAAAATGGATTGGCGTGATTCCAGTCATGCAGAATTTGTCATTTTTAATGATAGTGATGACCTTGTACATGCTGATACAAACGGTATTGATCTTAAAATCCAGAATGCCGCTGTTATTTCAATGTGATTGTCTGGCGATTTTGTTGGTGATCGGCAGTTTTTATGGGACCGGATACGATGACCCCGACAGCCTGTCTTTTGTACGTTTAGTGGTTGGCGGTTTATTTCTGGTTTGCGTAATCCTGATTTTCTTACTGGTTATCCGGCTGCAGACCAGCCGTGTACTCCCTGCTATTTTGGTGCCGTTTTTTATTTCTTTATGGATGTATTTCTGTGTCATGGCCGTGGTCTCTGAAATAGAGAGCCATTTATGGGGATTGCTCTTGGGTATCGCAACCGGCGTGTTCGTGTATGCGGTTTCTGTACTGGGATTATTGCCTGTGTTAATCCGGGTGATTCCTGAATATCGGAGTATACAAACGAAATTAGGAAAAATAATCAGAATACCTATGTTTGATTGA
- a CDS encoding glycosyltransferase family 4 protein, whose product MKILTISTLYPNASNPRHGIFVETRLRQLKKHYPQTEITVIAPVPWFPFSHPVFGQYSEYASVPFTESRYGIRIYHPRYLVIPKLGMSLTPSTLAYSLRKQIEYLTRQGFEFDLIDGHYFYPDGVAIAAVASTVKKPFTMTARGTDINLIPAYPKARKRIQQVLSVSNHNLAVCEALRQSMIELGAAPDRVSTLRNGVDLELFSFSDESQQPALRQALNLPLNVPVILSVGLLVDRKGHHLVIEALRHIPDALLLIAGTGPKAKALAALAKQQGVDQRVRFLGKLSQEELSAYYGAADLLALASDREGWANVLLESMACGTPVVATNIWGTPEVVRKPQAGTLVERNVTAIADGIRQLLNKPFSRAETRHYAEQFDWSATSEGQYQLFNRLIKDAS is encoded by the coding sequence GTGAAAATTCTGACCATTTCAACGCTCTACCCGAATGCGAGCAATCCCAGACACGGCATTTTTGTCGAAACCCGGCTGCGCCAGTTAAAAAAACATTACCCGCAGACAGAAATCACTGTGATAGCGCCTGTGCCCTGGTTTCCATTCAGTCATCCCGTGTTTGGACAATACAGCGAATATGCGTCTGTCCCCTTCACTGAGAGCCGTTATGGCATCCGTATTTATCATCCGAGATATCTGGTGATCCCGAAACTGGGGATGTCTCTGACCCCGTCGACGCTGGCCTACTCCCTGCGCAAGCAGATTGAATACTTAACACGACAAGGGTTTGAATTTGATCTGATTGATGGTCACTATTTTTATCCCGACGGAGTCGCCATCGCTGCCGTTGCCAGCACAGTCAAAAAACCCTTTACCATGACGGCAAGAGGGACAGACATCAATTTGATCCCCGCCTACCCCAAAGCGCGAAAACGGATTCAGCAAGTGCTGTCGGTCAGCAACCATAACCTTGCGGTATGCGAAGCGCTGCGACAAAGCATGATCGAACTCGGGGCTGCGCCGGACAGAGTCAGCACACTGAGAAACGGAGTGGATTTAGAACTGTTCAGTTTCAGCGATGAAAGCCAGCAACCCGCGCTCAGACAGGCCCTGAACCTGCCGCTGAATGTCCCTGTCATCTTATCGGTTGGCCTGCTTGTGGACCGAAAAGGTCACCACCTGGTCATCGAGGCGCTGCGTCACATTCCGGACGCCCTGCTGCTGATTGCTGGTACAGGCCCGAAAGCAAAAGCACTGGCCGCTCTGGCCAAGCAACAAGGTGTAGACCAGCGGGTCCGTTTTCTGGGCAAACTCAGTCAGGAAGAATTATCCGCCTATTATGGCGCGGCAGACTTACTGGCGCTGGCTTCCGACAGAGAAGGCTGGGCAAATGTCTTACTGGAATCCATGGCTTGCGGCACACCCGTTGTGGCGACCAATATCTGGGGAACCCCTGAAGTCGTCCGTAAACCACAGGCCGGCACTTTGGTTGAGCGGAATGTCACCGCCATCGCCGACGGTATCCGCCAGTTGCTCAACAAACCCTTTTCCCGTGCGGAAACCCGTCATTACGCCGAGCAATTCGACTGGTCTGCCACCTCTGAGGGGCAGTATCAGCTCTTCAACCGTTTGATCAAGGATGCCTCATGA
- a CDS encoding TIGR03087 family PEP-CTERM/XrtA system glycosyltransferase — MKPAVLYLCHRIPYPPNKGDKIASYHLLKFLSQHFDVYLGCFIDDKHDQQYRHKVEALCRDVCFITLHPTLARLKGLQALYKGQPITLPYYSHPAMTDWVQRTLNQHPIERALVFSSSMAQYLLNARPSLHKVMHFVDVDSEKWRQYAQKKQGVASYLYQREYRTLAKFEKAICADFDVSCFVTETERQSFAAMVEPALHNKIHTLENGIDSGYFSPNADFSPVTEHPIQHDNYVVFTGAMDYWANVDAVTWFARKVWPKVLQEHPHSKFYIVGSSPSASVRALSRLPGIVVTGRVADVRPYLFHAKAAIAPMQIARGIQNKILEAMAMEKPVLTTPQGMEGLEHYPGNDPAQNNFMGQTLYVAEDPKAVTHWVCEQLARPVRAATQSRQWIEDNFSWDAKLSPVLTYLEAQHV; from the coding sequence ATGAAACCCGCAGTGTTATATCTTTGTCACCGGATTCCATATCCCCCCAACAAAGGCGATAAAATTGCCAGCTATCATTTGTTGAAGTTCCTCAGTCAGCACTTTGATGTTTATCTGGGTTGTTTTATCGACGATAAGCATGATCAGCAGTATCGCCATAAGGTAGAAGCACTGTGCCGCGATGTGTGTTTCATTACCCTTCATCCGACGCTGGCCCGCCTCAAAGGCCTGCAAGCGCTCTATAAAGGACAACCCATTACACTGCCCTATTACTCTCATCCGGCAATGACTGACTGGGTGCAGCGCACCCTGAACCAGCATCCCATTGAGCGCGCCCTGGTGTTTTCCAGCAGTATGGCGCAGTATTTGCTCAATGCGCGTCCTTCGCTGCATAAAGTCATGCATTTCGTGGACGTGGATTCTGAAAAATGGCGCCAGTATGCCCAGAAAAAGCAGGGTGTGGCCAGTTATCTGTATCAGCGTGAATACCGGACACTCGCAAAGTTTGAAAAAGCGATTTGCGCCGATTTTGATGTCAGCTGCTTTGTCACAGAAACAGAGCGGCAGTCGTTTGCGGCCATGGTTGAACCCGCCTTACACAATAAAATTCATACGCTGGAAAACGGCATCGACAGCGGCTACTTCTCGCCGAATGCCGATTTCAGCCCGGTGACCGAACATCCGATTCAACACGATAACTATGTGGTTTTTACCGGGGCTATGGACTATTGGGCCAATGTGGATGCCGTGACCTGGTTTGCCCGCAAAGTCTGGCCAAAGGTGCTTCAGGAACATCCTCACAGTAAATTTTATATCGTCGGTTCATCGCCTTCGGCCAGTGTCAGGGCGCTGAGCAGGCTGCCGGGCATCGTCGTCACCGGCCGGGTTGCTGATGTGCGCCCGTATCTGTTTCATGCCAAAGCCGCTATCGCACCAATGCAAATCGCACGCGGGATTCAGAACAAAATCTTAGAAGCCATGGCGATGGAAAAGCCGGTTCTGACCACACCACAAGGTATGGAAGGGCTGGAACACTACCCGGGCAATGATCCGGCTCAGAACAACTTCATGGGACAGACACTGTATGTGGCAGAAGACCCGAAGGCGGTCACCCACTGGGTATGCGAGCAATTAGCGCGCCCGGTTCGTGCGGCCACACAATCAAGACAGTGGATTGAGGACAACTTCAGCTGGGATGCCAAGTTATCGCCCGTACTCACCTATCTTGAGGCGCAACATGTCTGA
- a CDS encoding XrtA/PEP-CTERM system amidotransferase, producing the protein MCGIAGIFNVQHSGIIDTRLLQHINRIQHHRGPDDEGYFVDDLVGLAHRRLSIIDLSGGHQPLFNEDNTVAVVFNGEIYNFKALVKTLKSLGHQFRTVSDTEVIVHAWEQWGKDCVSHFRGMFAFAIWDQNTSTLFLARDRLGKKPLFYSQTAKGQLVFASELKVLLAHPDVSRTLRNEMAEEYLMFGYVPDPFTAYQHIFKLPAGHFLQLTPGAKPTTKAYWDLSAPATALSWRDTQEALVDKLLEAVRIRMVSDVPLGAFLSGGVDSSAIVALMSGLQSNPVNTCAIGFDQAQFDESQYARRIAAQYQTQHLDRQINADDVSLVEVLGRLYDEPFADDSALPTYLVCQLARQQVKVALSGDGGDELFAGYRRYRFHLAEQKVRGMIPASIREPVFGMLGQIYPKADWAPQRFRAKTTFQSLAMNSVDAYANTISKLRFADRQRLLSAAYRHQLSGYTGSEILRQHALNAPTDDPLKLIQYLDLKTWLPGDILTKVDRASMANSLEVRSPLLDHQLLEWAFQIPGQHLIRKQEGKFCFKKALEPYLPKEILYRPKMGFSMPLAHWFRTQLRPMLHAQILSSTMLDCGYFNPHQLRNLVAEHESGQRDHGAVLWSLLMFTQFMERQA; encoded by the coding sequence ATGTGTGGTATTGCGGGCATTTTCAACGTGCAACATTCAGGCATCATTGATACGCGGCTGCTGCAACACATCAACAGGATACAGCACCATCGCGGCCCGGATGATGAAGGCTATTTCGTTGATGATCTGGTCGGGCTGGCCCATCGACGCCTGTCGATTATTGACCTGTCCGGCGGGCATCAGCCGCTGTTCAACGAAGACAACACAGTCGCAGTTGTCTTTAATGGCGAGATTTACAATTTCAAAGCCCTGGTCAAAACGCTGAAAAGTCTGGGGCATCAATTCCGAACCGTGAGTGATACTGAGGTGATTGTTCATGCCTGGGAGCAGTGGGGTAAAGACTGCGTCAGCCATTTTCGTGGCATGTTTGCTTTCGCCATCTGGGATCAAAACACCTCGACCCTCTTTCTTGCCCGCGACAGACTGGGCAAGAAACCGCTTTTTTACAGCCAGACAGCCAAAGGGCAACTGGTATTTGCCTCCGAACTGAAAGTGCTGCTTGCCCATCCCGATGTGTCCCGCACCCTGCGCAACGAAATGGCCGAAGAATACCTGATGTTCGGGTATGTGCCTGACCCGTTTACCGCTTATCAGCACATCTTCAAGCTGCCTGCCGGGCATTTTCTGCAGCTGACGCCGGGTGCCAAACCGACGACCAAAGCTTACTGGGATCTGAGTGCGCCTGCGACGGCACTCAGCTGGCGCGATACTCAGGAAGCTCTGGTCGACAAACTGCTGGAAGCCGTCAGAATCCGCATGGTGTCGGATGTGCCCCTCGGCGCCTTCCTGTCAGGAGGTGTGGATTCCAGCGCGATTGTGGCGCTGATGTCAGGACTGCAATCCAATCCGGTCAACACCTGCGCTATCGGGTTCGATCAGGCCCAGTTTGATGAAAGTCAGTATGCCCGCCGTATAGCAGCGCAGTATCAAACTCAGCATCTGGATCGCCAGATCAACGCCGACGACGTCAGTTTAGTGGAAGTGCTGGGGCGACTGTACGATGAACCTTTTGCGGACGATTCAGCATTGCCGACCTATCTGGTCTGCCAGCTGGCCCGACAGCAGGTCAAAGTGGCTTTGTCCGGCGACGGGGGAGATGAACTCTTTGCAGGCTACCGTCGTTACCGGTTTCATCTGGCCGAGCAGAAAGTCAGAGGGATGATTCCCGCTTCAATTCGTGAACCTGTATTTGGCATGCTGGGCCAGATCTACCCCAAAGCCGACTGGGCGCCACAGCGTTTCAGAGCCAAGACAACCTTCCAGTCGCTGGCCATGAACAGTGTCGATGCATATGCCAATACGATCTCAAAACTCAGGTTCGCTGACAGGCAGCGACTGCTCAGTGCAGCCTATCGTCATCAGCTCAGTGGTTACACAGGGAGCGAAATACTTCGCCAGCATGCCCTCAACGCCCCCACCGATGATCCGCTGAAATTGATCCAGTATCTCGATCTGAAAACCTGGTTACCCGGCGATATTCTGACCAAGGTAGATCGCGCCAGTATGGCCAACTCCCTTGAAGTACGGTCGCCATTGCTTGATCACCAGTTGCTGGAATGGGCGTTTCAGATTCCGGGTCAGCACCTGATTCGCAAACAGGAAGGAAAATTCTGCTTCAAAAAAGCGCTGGAGCCTTACCTGCCCAAAGAGATTCTATACCGCCCCAAAATGGGATTCAGCATGCCGCTGGCCCACTGGTTTCGTACCCAGCTCCGCCCGATGCTTCATGCGCAGATTTTGTCTTCCACCATGCTGGACTGTGGCTATTTTAATCCGCATCAGCTGCGAAACCTTGTGGCTGAGCACGAAAGCGGCCAGCGCGATCATGGTGCCGTGCTCTGGAGTTTACTGATGTTCACCCAATTTATGGAGAGGCAGGCATAG
- a CDS encoding putative O-glycosylation ligase, exosortase A system-associated has protein sequence MRDVVLISVFLILACFALRRSYIAVSLWLWSGLFVPAYWVYGFAKPISYNTVFALLTLMTYLFSRKKPAVIFDGVVFIAVLFWLHTGLTTYNTIIFPELVWPEWEKFSKIFLLFIMIALIIRKKHEFEMLLWGILMSVGFFGAVEGLKFLASLGGHKIQGPSGHLISDNNHLAAALCMVIPLCIYQLKSVQEKWIRIGLISMLVLCVLSVLGTYSRGGVLALAVIGCYFWFRSNKKVLTLLGVAMIVSLSVLLLPDKWYDRMETIETATQDSSFTNRLTSWKIHTLMALERPVLGAGFKATYFQPVWDRLALDIYKIDIIETPPPGEESWAAHSIYFQVLGDHGFVGFSLFMLLILLLFLKMRWVIVTLSRPPWNDTHHWQIDLARMMQVSLLGYCTAGAALSLAYLELFWVLAAAMAALSMQVKVMVSQRRARRKAMSGLQGLSSL, from the coding sequence ATGAGAGATGTCGTCTTAATCAGCGTTTTTCTGATCCTGGCTTGTTTTGCGCTGAGACGTTCTTACATTGCGGTCTCTCTCTGGTTGTGGTCGGGTTTATTTGTGCCTGCTTATTGGGTTTACGGGTTTGCCAAGCCGATCAGCTACAACACTGTGTTCGCCTTGCTGACGCTGATGACTTACCTTTTTTCCAGGAAGAAACCCGCGGTTATATTTGACGGGGTTGTCTTCATTGCTGTCTTGTTTTGGCTCCATACCGGTTTAACCACCTACAACACCATTATTTTTCCTGAACTGGTGTGGCCGGAATGGGAAAAATTTTCCAAGATTTTCCTGTTGTTCATCATGATTGCACTCATCATCCGGAAAAAGCATGAGTTCGAAATGCTGCTTTGGGGGATCTTAATGTCAGTGGGCTTCTTTGGTGCCGTGGAAGGGCTGAAGTTTCTGGCCAGCTTAGGCGGACATAAAATCCAGGGGCCATCCGGCCATTTGATCTCAGACAACAACCACCTTGCCGCTGCTTTATGTATGGTGATCCCTTTGTGCATTTATCAGTTGAAGTCCGTTCAGGAAAAGTGGATTCGTATCGGGCTGATCAGCATGTTAGTGCTGTGTGTTCTGTCGGTACTGGGGACCTATTCCAGAGGCGGTGTACTTGCTCTGGCTGTGATCGGCTGTTATTTCTGGTTCAGAAGCAATAAGAAAGTTCTGACGTTATTGGGTGTGGCAATGATCGTGTCACTCTCTGTCTTGCTGCTACCGGATAAGTGGTATGACAGGATGGAAACCATAGAAACAGCCACTCAGGATTCTTCTTTCACCAACCGTCTGACGTCGTGGAAAATCCACACTTTGATGGCGTTGGAACGACCGGTGTTGGGCGCTGGCTTTAAAGCCACTTATTTTCAGCCGGTGTGGGACAGGCTCGCGCTGGATATTTATAAAATCGATATCATTGAAACGCCGCCCCCCGGAGAAGAAAGCTGGGCCGCGCACAGTATTTATTTTCAGGTGTTAGGGGATCATGGCTTTGTCGGGTTCTCCCTGTTCATGCTGCTTATCCTGCTGTTGTTTTTGAAAATGCGCTGGGTCATTGTGACACTGAGCCGACCGCCATGGAATGACACTCACCACTGGCAGATTGATCTGGCGCGCATGATGCAGGTGTCTTTGCTGGGTTACTGTACGGCAGGGGCCGCGCTATCCCTGGCTTATCTTGAGCTTTTCTGGGTATTGGCCGCGGCGATGGCGGCGTTAAGCATGCAGGTGAAAGTCATGGTCAGCCAGCGACGGGCACGGCGTAAAGCGATGTCCGGGCTGCAAGGTCTCTCTTCGCTCTGA